A region of the Ranitomeya imitator isolate aRanImi1 chromosome 5, aRanImi1.pri, whole genome shotgun sequence genome:
accccaaccataaatgtaatcctaaccctaactgtagccccaaccctaatgggaaaatggaaataaatacattttttaatttttccctaactaaggtggtggtgaaggggggtttgatttactatttatagcgggttttgtagcggatttttatgattggcagccgtcacacactaaaagacactttttattgcaaaaaatattttttgcgttaccacattttgagagctataatttttccatattttggtccacagagtcatgtgaggtcttgttttttgcgggacgagttgacgtttttattggtaacatttttggacacgtgacagtttttgatcactttttattccgatttttgtgaggcagaatgaccaaaaaccagctattcatgaatttcttttgggggaggcgtttataccgttccgcgtttggtaaagtggatgaagcagttttattcgtcgggtcagtacgattacagcgatacctcatttatatcatttttttatgtgttggcgcttttatacgataaaagctattttatagaaaaaataattattttggcatcgctttattctcaggactgtaacttttttatttttttgcttattatgctttgtggcggctcgttttttgcgggacaagatgacgctttcagcggtatcatggttatttatatccgtctttttgatcgcgtgttattccactttttgttcggcgatatgataataaagcgttgttttataggtcgggtcgttacggacgcggcgatactaaatatgtgtacttttattgttttgtttttttttagataaagaaatgtatttatgggaataattttttttatttatttaattttttttttttttttttacacatgtggaaaaatttttttttcacttttttactttgtcacaggggggacatcacagatcgccgatcttacagtttgcacagcactctaagatcggcgatctcactgacattgctgcaggcttaccagcacctgcaggcgacccggaagtactccctgcaggacccggatgcagccccgtggccattttggatccggggcctgcagggagaagacgttcggtacaaggtgagcacatcaccttgtaccgatcgtctcagggaagcatgcagggagccccctccctgcgcgatgcttccctgtaccgccggcacatcgcgatcatgtttgatcgcggtgtgccaggggttaatgtgccgggagcggtccgtgaccgctcctggcacatactgccggatgtcagctgcgatagtcagctgacacccggccgcactcccccccgtgagcgcggccgattgcatatgacgtactatcccatcactgggaattaagtcccaggtcacctcgacgggatagtacgtcatatgggattaaggggttaaagccaagaaaattgccatttgaaattactttaattTTGTGcagtgtctgtgatctgctttttttctacaaaattaaacaactgaatgaacatcctgcaaggccggtgattccataatttttgccaggggttgtacatctGCCTTGCTGACCTGATACATCCATCAGAACACAGATTCTGAGTTTAATCACTTGAATTGAACAATACGAATTAGAGCAAATTATATTAAAGCATACATCTGAATCAATAAGTGTTTCCAAGTCAGCAGAGGACAAATATGTAGATCTACCGGTTCAGAATTGTGCTGGATGGAAGCACTATGAGTGACAGAGAGGGCATGATCCCTACACAGCCAAGGTTTATAACTTATAACTTCACAATAATGCTGATGTAccctcttgtcttcctgctgctAGTCTATGGACTTAGACTAATATTCAGTGTTACATTTTCATTTCCGCATTACGTGCCCATCATTTTTCCCATTGTTGTATTAAAAAATATTACACTAAGCTGGTAGAATTTATTTGAAACAGATTCACCAGAATAAGTAGACAAGAAATTAAGATTTACAACACTGAGTGGTCAGGAGCACTAGTTATCAGGGAAAGCCTTTGGTGTATCATCAATAAGGGTCTTGTCCAAAGTTGGAAACTGATACCATGGACCATCTCCGTTCTGTCTCATAGAGCGGCGTGCTGCATTTTCATGGAGCCTGCAAGAAGAATCAAATCAGAATTGAGTTACGGTCATTCAAAGATTACAAATAGATATCAGACGATCAGTGGACATTGAAGGCACCACAACACCATGTGAGAAAGCCAGAGCATTGGGGCCAGTCTACACACAGAGATGGCCAGACACCGCGCTGTGCAGGGGCTCTATGATCACAGCTAAAAGTCAGATCCCATCATGTGTAAAGAGGAAAGCCTCTCATCCTGAACAGACAAATTCCAAAAATGTTATCACCATCTCTAAATCCTCGTTCACTTCCCCTCAGTAAGTTGGCAAATGGCCCCTGCTTTGCATTGTACTGCATTCCCAGACTCTTAAAGGGAAATTATCATTAAGAAAAAACAAAATCTTTATCTGCAGCCATAGTGCTAAACTGTAGGTAAACACATTCTAAACATCAGTCTAACAATGTTTgattatacaccatgttccaaattattatgcaagtgacatttttctcggattttcctaaatggtcggtgcaactgacagtcagtctaataaaagtcatcacccattagagtatacatcaaattttattgaagacgcctcccaatgataacagtataatctccaaaatgaataaaaactcaaaatgcactgttccaaattattaggcacagtagaatgtctaaatatttgatatgttttaaagaaatgaaaatgctcatttgtggaatttgcagcattaggaggtcacattcactgaacaaaaaaagccaTTTAACTCCAAaaaatcctaacaggccaagttacatgttaacataggaccccttctttgatatcaccttcacaattcttgcatccattgaacttgtgggtttttggagagtttctgcttgtatttctttgcatgaagtcagaatctcctcccagagctgctgttttgatgtgaatgacgtcccaccctcatagatcttttgcttgataatactccaaaggttctctgtacggttgaggtcaggtgaagatggtggccacaccatgagtatctccttttatgcccatagcagccaatgactcagaggtattctttgcagcatgagatggtgcattgtcatgcatgaagatgattttgctcctgaaggcacgtttctgccatggaagaaagttgtcagtcagaaactctatatactttgcagaggtcattttcacaccttcaggaaccttaaagggcctaccacctgtttccccatgattctatcccaaaacatgactcctccacctccttgctgacgttgcagccttgttgggacatggtggccatccaccagccatccactactccatccatctggaccatccagggttgctcgacactcatcagtaaacaaggctGTTTGAAAATTAAGTCTTCGTGTATGTCTggccccactgcaaccgtttctgcttgtgaacactgtttaggggtggccgaatagcaggtttatgcaccacagcaagcctttgaaggatcctacatcttgaggttcgagggattccagaggcaccagcagctgtttgctgctttgtaatggtattttggcagctgctctcttaatccaatgaatttgtctggcagaaaccttcctcattatgcctttatctgcatgaactctgtctgtgctctgtttcaatcacaaatctcttcacagtatgatgatcacttaagttttcgtgaaatatctaatgttttcataccttgtccaaggcattgcactatttaacgcttttgaaCAGCAgaaagatcctttttatttcccatattgcttgaaacctgtggcctgcttaataatgtggaacatcattttaagtagttttcctttaattagaatcacctggaaaactaattatcacgtgtttaagattgctttcagtgatccattgagccctgagacacaattccATCcaggagtttatttgaaaaacaaaacagttAAATCTTTAtaaacacttaaagggaacttgtcaccccgttttttgagattgagctataaatactgttaaatagggcctgtgctgtgtgttcctatagtgtatgtagtgtaccccgattccccacctatgctgagaaataacttaccaaagtcgccgttttcgcctgtcaatcaggctggtcaggtcgggagggcgtggtgacatcgctggttcttcctcagctttacgttggtggcgtagtggtgaacaagcagcgcgcgatctgcgctgtcatccctttcgtcggtgggggcggccatcttcctggggccgcgcgtgcgcagatcgagtgctctgctgcacggggcttcaggaaaatggccgcgggatgccgcgcgtgcgcattagagatcgcggcggccattttcccaaagccgagtttgcatctcggctttgggaaaatggccgccgcgatctctaatgcgcacgcgcggcatcccgcggccattttcctgaagccccgtgcagcagagcactcgatctgcgcacgcgcggccccaggaagatggccgcccccaccgacgaaagggatgacagcgcagatcgcgcgctgcttgttcaccactacgccaccaacgtaaagctgaggaagaaccagcgatgtcaccacgccctcctgacctgaccagcctgattgacaggcgaaaacggcgactttggtaagttatttctcagcataggtggggaatcggggtacactacatacactataggaacacacagcgcaggccctatttaacagtatttatagctcaatctcaaaaaacggggtgacaggttccctttaaatccaatttgcataataatttggaacatggtgtagagagCTGATGTAATATACCCCCAGCAGCCGTTCACTTCTAGTCAAGTCGCGGCACTGGGTGCTGTGCACACTCAGAACTCCAATCACTCTCCTAATGCTGGGAGTGATATCCTGCACTGCACGCATACTGCGAGCAAATGTCATTCAATCAGCATGGGGGGTGGCCCGGACGTGCTCCCTGCCGCCAGTGGCCCAGACGTGCTCCCTGCCGCCAGTGGCCCAGATTTGAAACGATTGACTGCAGGGAAAAGGGAACAGTTTTCTCATCCAGTCCGACAAACAaatgttcagatttttttttttaatcacaatttCATTTTTAGCCTTCTGACAAATGTATGTACAAGCTGAAACAATATTGAAAACGTTGCAAGTAACAAACCTGAGAATACGTTTCTCATTTTCAACATGAATGAGACATAAATTTTGTTCATATGCCGCCTGATAATCTTTATATACGTAGTGGACAAGAAAACGGGTAATCGGATGCTGAAAGAGAAACATCACAAGTCTCAGGAGCTGTTCTCACAGCAACAGACAATGGCTCACATAGGTAAATACACTTAAGGCAGATCACATGACAGAATAGTGTGacctacagtgggtaaggaaagtattcagaccccgttAAATGTTTTCACCCTGTTTCAtagcagacatttggtaaattcaaaaaagttcgttttttctcattaatgtacactctgcaccccatcttgactgaaaaaaacaaaacaaaaacaaatgtagaaatttttgcaaatttattaaaaaggaaaaactgtaTGGAAAAATATCAGCTCcagggctcgctcacacttgcgCATAAATTGGAtgaatgcaatccgataaaaaaaaaaaaaaaggcattgcacttgaaccaatgttattctatgaggcagtgcagatctacatatttttttctcagctgtgtttggcaagagaaaaaaaattgcagcagccTGTGATTTCACTCAAAAATCGAACAGTGcgagactaaaaaataaaaaaactaaaaaatatgtCATGCCATACGGCCAATCAATATAACATGCAAATTTTGTGGATACATTctaattctgtagcataggaaactgtaaatggttatGTAACAGATTAATGGCTGCCGAGTAAAACAATGGATTGtatacagatgacaagtgagaaaaaaaatttggcCCACGATCCTAAATAGGAATGGACTGATTATATGTAAATGTGAGTGAACCCTTAAAGAAGTAGTGTTTTGTAATCTCTAAGGCTAAAAGCACACAAGTACCCTTAAATCCCCATACACCAGAGGCCAAAACATTGTTCTATCGGCCTCTGTCTGGTCATTTATACATCTGTATACCATTTATCTACCGATGTAGGAAAGAGGAGCAGCCTGTGCTGTCCTGTACAGAGAGCCATCAAGAAAGGTAGAGGCCTGTGCCTGCCATTTGATGTATGCGTCAATGGTATGAAGATGCATTTAGCCTTAGTGACCATCTTGGGCAATCAATTCATTTTCCAAAACGTACCGGGTGGTATTCCCATGGTTCAGGAATATAATCCTCTGGAGTTTCCACTAATTCTGCAGGTCCTAATAATAAACAAACATCAGGATTTAATATTTGTCAGCAGCAATGGTCAGGCAGTACATATTACAGAATATCTAATTAAATATTATGAGTATATAGTGTATCcttacacctgacaactccatggaaAAGGCTGTTTTCAAGTTTCTCGTGATTGGGTTAATCCCGTGCTTGTACACACATGGCATGATgatattacattattattattatagtgccatttattccatggcattttACATGTGATCATTCACATACATGGTTTATCAGATCTCTATAAAAGGCTAGTCTCATCTTCATTAAAAGTGTTGTCCCAAAAAACAAAATTGTGATTTAGTGAATAGATAATGGAAAATAAAGCATTTTCACAATTGGATGCGTTTTAAAAAATATTGCTGTGCAGAGAACCTAATAATGCTGCCCCTGCAGCTTcctgtgtaaggccggcgtcacactggcgtttaaaacggccgagtgcaatgtgataaaaaaatcgcattgcactcggaccaatgttaaaatatggggccgctcccagcagccgactttttgtcggccgttttcctcggtccgagacaatcgcagcatggctcactcgcacccatatgagcctatgggtgcgagtgagatagcgcacaccactcggataacatccgagtgatgtgcgctataagcggaccccagcaatggaggagatggagaaattcatttctccgcctcctccgcagctgtgctctgatcctccctgtgcgagagaatcggagcacagacgcacgacactcggcttctgctctgctgcgagcaggagccgagtgtcattagcatatcgcatccaatgctctcgcatcggatgcaatacgctagtgtgacgccggcctaaggcttgtAGCCGACCACGTAGGGAGGGAAAATAAGTTCCCCTTCATTTAAATAACAATGGTCTCTGTTTAGTAGAGGACCTTTGAACTCCCttaaccctgaagcctgttttcaccttcctgaccaggccgatttttgcaattctgaccactgttactttataaggttataactctggaacgcttcaacacatcccactgattctgagattgttttttgtgacatattgtacttcatgttagtggtaaaatttcttttgatattacttgcgattattt
Encoded here:
- the NDUFB5 gene encoding NADH dehydrogenase [ubiquinone] 1 beta subcomplex subunit 5, mitochondrial encodes the protein MAAMSFLRSVATSLVSRVQPVPHGVLGRSGLARTALPAVPVRFGSHGKKLFVVTPSTYYDKRFLRLLKFYTLLTAIPAGIAIALINIFVGPAELVETPEDYIPEPWEYHPHPITRFLVHYVYKDYQAAYEQNLCLIHVENEKRILRLHENAARRSMRQNGDGPWYQFPTLDKTLIDDTPKAFPDN